In a single window of the Methylophaga frappieri genome:
- a CDS encoding sulfite reductase subunit alpha gives MKKMVNGEQVENKEKTVPFLPGDLPFNNEQKQWMGGFLAGLHTRLLVKEENVSQAAAPVAARPITILYGSQTGNAESCAEDAAEMAKAHGLSPIVMDMDDADLAQLATTERLLIVCSTYGEGEMPDNAQSLWDAISAEDAPGFANTYYSVLALGDTNYDGFCVAGKMWDERLAELGAKRIADRVDCDVDFAGPAENWMSEALPTIAQKGSDQAGDVGKVENKPKKEKSKYNRQNPLEAELTAKRVLNKAGSSKEIVHYEFSLHGSGEHYEAGDALNVIPRNRPDLVSELLTLLNADDDQIEPYNGQNRSLKTLLTEEFEIRLPSKELLAELALRTGDAELNRLLENNDKEALDDFLWGKDIVDLLRAYPAELTPAEFLSLCKPLAPRAYSISSSINKHNESVHLTISSVRYNKNDREHHGVCSTFLMDVAEVGDKVKCYFSPNKNFAVPADDDLPMIMVGPGTGIAPFRAFLEEREVREAKGPNWLFFGDRNSATDYIYEDEITAMQKNGLLTRLDLAFSRDQEEKIYVQDRMRENGEELFKWLEQGGYFYICGDAYRMAKDVDVALHDVIAEHGGMSAQAAQEYVTQLKKQKRYVRDVY, from the coding sequence ATGAAAAAAATGGTAAATGGTGAACAGGTAGAAAATAAAGAAAAAACGGTTCCTTTTCTGCCTGGTGACTTACCGTTTAATAACGAACAAAAGCAATGGATGGGCGGGTTTCTTGCCGGATTACATACTCGATTGCTGGTTAAAGAAGAAAATGTTTCACAAGCGGCAGCACCGGTCGCGGCAAGACCCATTACGATTCTTTATGGTTCGCAAACCGGTAATGCAGAAAGTTGTGCAGAAGATGCAGCTGAAATGGCCAAAGCGCATGGCTTGTCACCGATTGTCATGGATATGGATGATGCAGACTTGGCACAATTAGCAACAACGGAGCGTTTGTTAATCGTTTGTAGTACTTATGGCGAAGGCGAAATGCCGGATAATGCGCAAAGCCTTTGGGATGCGATAAGTGCAGAAGATGCCCCCGGTTTTGCCAATACCTATTATTCGGTGCTGGCATTAGGTGATACCAACTATGACGGGTTCTGTGTTGCCGGAAAAATGTGGGATGAGCGCCTTGCAGAGCTTGGTGCAAAGCGTATTGCTGATCGGGTTGATTGTGATGTTGATTTTGCCGGGCCAGCAGAAAACTGGATGTCGGAAGCATTGCCAACCATTGCGCAAAAGGGCTCCGATCAAGCTGGTGACGTTGGCAAAGTGGAAAACAAGCCAAAAAAAGAAAAGTCAAAATATAATCGGCAAAACCCACTGGAAGCTGAGTTGACCGCAAAACGGGTATTGAATAAGGCGGGCTCCAGTAAAGAAATCGTGCATTATGAGTTTTCATTGCACGGTAGTGGTGAACATTATGAGGCAGGTGATGCGCTGAATGTGATTCCACGCAACCGACCGGATCTGGTCTCGGAATTGCTGACATTGCTTAATGCGGATGATGATCAGATAGAGCCCTATAATGGGCAAAACCGCTCTTTAAAAACATTGTTGACCGAAGAGTTCGAAATTCGCTTGCCAAGCAAGGAACTGCTGGCAGAACTGGCTTTGCGTACCGGTGACGCTGAGCTGAACCGGTTATTGGAAAACAATGATAAAGAAGCGCTTGATGATTTTTTATGGGGTAAAGACATTGTCGACTTGCTTCGTGCTTACCCGGCTGAGTTGACGCCGGCTGAGTTCCTGTCTCTATGCAAGCCCTTAGCGCCTCGGGCGTACTCTATCTCGTCCAGCATCAACAAACATAACGAATCAGTCCATCTCACCATTAGTAGTGTTCGTTACAACAAGAATGACCGTGAACATCATGGTGTTTGCTCGACTTTCTTGATGGATGTGGCCGAGGTCGGAGACAAAGTGAAGTGTTATTTCTCGCCAAATAAAAACTTTGCCGTGCCAGCAGATGATGATTTACCGATGATCATGGTTGGTCCTGGAACCGGTATTGCGCCATTCAGAGCTTTTTTAGAAGAACGTGAAGTGCGTGAGGCAAAAGGGCCTAACTGGTTGTTTTTTGGGGATAGAAACAGTGCGACAGACTACATCTACGAAGATGAAATCACCGCCATGCAGAAGAACGGCTTACTGACAAGACTGGATTTGGCTTTTTCTCGGGATCAGGAAGAGAAGATTTATGTTCAAGATCGCATGCGAGAAAATGGTGAAGAGCTATTCAAATGGCTGGAACAGGGCGGTTACTTCTACATCTGTGGTGATGCTTATCGCATGGCAAAGGATGTTGATGTGGCTTTGCATGATGTCATTGCTGAACATGGTGGAATGTCTGCTCAGGCTGCGCAAGAATATGTCACGCAACTGAAAAAACAAAAACGCTATGTGCGGGACGTTTATTAA